The DNA region AAAACCCGAAAACCTGTAAATTTAATTTAAAGCATTTGTTTTTCTAGCTCTTTTGCTATCTTAAGCAAATCGTTACGGCTCATTTGTAAAGTATTAGTATCGCTGGTAAAGGAAAAATCTGCCGGAATTTTCTTGCCCTTAGTCTTATGTTTTTTAAACCTCAAAGAATTAATGTATTTATGTTCTGGCAATATTACAAAATAGCTATCAAGTTCAAGCGAATGTCTGGCTTCTTCCGCAGTTAGTAGAACCTCATGAATTTTTTCTCCAGGTCTAATACCACTCACCTCTTTTTTAAGATTTGGAGCGATGGTTTCAAAAATATCTTTTATCGACATGCTGGGAACTTTTTTAGGTATAAATATCTCACCGCCTTCCATCTGTTTCAGAGCAAATAAAACCAACTGGAAGGATTCTTCCAGCCTTAACCAAAACCTGGTCATTCTCTCATCTGTAAGACAAATGCTTTCTTTATTTTTATTCTTCAAAAGAATTTCTATGATACTACCGCGACTGCCGATAACATTACCGTATCTCACACAGCTAAACTTTGTATATTCACCAGCGTAGACATTGCTTGCAATAAAAAGTTTCTCGGCACACAATTTTGTAGAACCATACAGATTTACCGGCTGAGCAGCTTTATCTGTTGAAACCAAAAGCACTTTAGAAACACCTTGATCTACAGCGGCTTCAATTACATTTTGTGTTCCCAATACATTCGTCTTTACTGCTTCAATTGGATTGTATTCCAAGGTCGGAACTTGTTTTAAAGCGGCAGCGTGGACAATAATATCTACGCCATGAAAAGCCCTTTGCAACCTTGATAAATCTCTTATGTCACCCAGAAAAAAACGCACACGGTCATCTTTAAATTCCTCAGCCATTACTGACTGTTTTAATTCATCTCGGCTAAAAACAATGAGCTTCTTCAAGGAATGATTTTCTAGAAGATGTCTGGCAAAATTTTTACCAAAAGAACCAGTCCCTCCGGTAATAAGCAAAGTTTTGTTTTTCAAAAAATCGTTTTTTTTCATATTTTATATGGATAAACTTATGATTTCCAAAGTATATTAATTAAACTCCAGCCGAAAAGCTTTTTAATGATTTTCTTAGTAAAGTACAAGCCCCCCTGCCAGAGGAGTCAACTTTAGCGTCTAGCTTATCGTAATCTTGACTGAAAGTAAAACGTCCAACTGGAGTATATATAGCAGTGGAAGTAAAAATTTTAGGATAATCTAGTTTGTAAGTATATACGTTCTTTTCCGGCAAATGATGGTAAAGAACTCGTGTTGGCACATCCGGTGAAAAATCACTGATAATTAGGAAGCCCTCGTTTTTTACTAATCTATCAATTTCTGATACAGATTTTAAAAGTCCATCTCGAGCT from Candidatus Paceibacterota bacterium includes:
- the pseB gene encoding UDP-N-acetylglucosamine 4,6-dehydratase (inverting), whose protein sequence is MKKNDFLKNKTLLITGGTGSFGKNFARHLLENHSLKKLIVFSRDELKQSVMAEEFKDDRVRFFLGDIRDLSRLQRAFHGVDIIVHAAALKQVPTLEYNPIEAVKTNVLGTQNVIEAAVDQGVSKVLLVSTDKAAQPVNLYGSTKLCAEKLFIASNVYAGEYTKFSCVRYGNVIGSRGSIIEILLKNKNKESICLTDERMTRFWLRLEESFQLVLFALKQMEGGEIFIPKKVPSMSIKDIFETIAPNLKKEVSGIRPGEKIHEVLLTAEEARHSLELDSYFVILPEHKYINSLRFKKHKTKGKKIPADFSFTSDTNTLQMSRNDLLKIAKELEKQML